From the genome of Vigna angularis cultivar LongXiaoDou No.4 chromosome 11, ASM1680809v1, whole genome shotgun sequence, one region includes:
- the LOC128194809 gene encoding uncharacterized protein LOC128194809: EMRAALRRRHVPAYYDREIMDKLHKLQQRNMSVEEYRQKMELLMLRAGIREEPRITIARFQSGLNYDIRDRVELIPYNDLNELVQLCVSVEQQLKRKSSTKKDYPHSSYHKKEYKREGSQTKPRYEDRERERGKEKVKEPSRDHKSKETKCFRCGEKGHYASECRNRKSTYILEHESESEGSSYSESETSTSEEEEALPCDGDLLMVRRLLESKHVELEQSQRENLFHTRCKVLEKTCSMIVDSGSCCNCCSSRMIEKLGLTTTPHPKPYKLQWIKEDDGIVVKEQVSVPISIGKYEDQIVCDIVPMEAGHILLGRPWQYDKQEFDDIFPKEVPSGLPPLRGIEHQIDLVPGASLPNRPAYRTNPMETKEIEKQVNDLLNKGWIQKSLSPCVVPVLLVPKKDGSWRMLGKEGVHVDPEKIKAIQEWPTRKNVGEVRSFHGLASFYRRFVKDFSTIAAPLNELVKKDMPFIWGDKQELSFETLKHKLTHAPILVLPDFSKAFELECDASGVGIGAVLIQGGHPVAYFSEKLRGPTLNYPTYDKELYALIRALKTWEHYLVTREFIIHTDHESLKYIKGQAKLNKRHAKWVEYLEQFPYVIKHKKGSTNVVADALSRRHALLGYLFNKGKLCIPQGSIRKLLIKESQGGGLMGHHGVDKTLNILKSKFYWPHMRIDVQRHCSKCIACLQAKSKIMPHGLYTPLPIANTPWEDISMDFVLGLPRTQRGYDSIFVVVDRFSKMAHFIPCHKIDDASYISRLFFKEIVRLHGLPKTIVSDRDVKFLSHFWKTLWEKLGTKLLFSTTCHPQTDGQTEVVNRSLSTLLRVILRGNNKSWDEHLPHIEFAYNRVVHKTTNLSPFEVVYGFNPITPLDLLPLPESSSFLHKEGIPSQRKSKLSPRGDGPFKVLKKINDNAYIL; this comes from the exons gaaatgagagctgccttgaggaggaggcatgtaccagcctactatgatagggagataatggataaactccataaactccaacaaaggaacatgagtgttgaggaatatagacaaaaaatggagttactcatgttgagagctggGATAAGAGAAGAACCTAGGATAACAATAGCTAGGTTTCAAAGTGGACTtaactatgacataagagatagggttgaacttataccctacaatgatctcaatgagttagtccaactttgtgtgagcGTTGAGCAACAACTAAAGAGGAAAAGCTCTACCaagaaagattaccctcatagttcttaccataagaaagagtataagagggagggtagtcaaaccaagccaagatatgaagacagagagagagagagaggaaaagaaaaagtcaaagaaccttcaagagatCATAAGAGTAAGGAGACTAAAtgctttagatgtggggaaaaagggcACTATGCATCTGAGTGCCGCAATAGAAAGTCAACTTACATccttgagcatgagagtgaaagtgagggttcttcatatagtgagtctgagacatccacttctgaagaagaagaagctttaccttgtgatggtgacttacttatggtaaggagactcctggaaagtaaacatgtagaattagaacagtcacaaagagagaacctattccacacaagatgcaaagttttagaaaagacatgttcaatgatagtggatagtggctcttgttgcaactgttgtagttctagaatgatagagaagcttggcttaacaactactcctcatcctaaaccttacaaacttcaatggatcaaagaggatgatggaatagtagttaaagaacaagtaagtgtacctatttccattggcaaatatgaagatcaaattgtttgtgatatagtaccaatggaagctgggcacatattacttggaagaccttggcaatatgataaacaa gaatttgatgatatatttcccaaagaggtaccaagtggattaccacctttgaggggaatagaacatcaaatagatttggtgcctggggcaagcctacccaataggccagcctatagaaccaaccctatggaaacaaaagaaatagagaaacaagttaatgacttgttgaacaaagggtggatccaaaagagtttaagtccctgtgttgtgcctgtgttgttggtccctaaaaaggatgggtcttggagaatgt tgggaaaagaaggtgtacatgttgatccagagaagatcaaggctatacaagaatggccaacccgtaaaaatgtaggagaggtgagaagttttcatgggttagcaagtttttataggagatttgtgaaagatttctccaccatagctgctcctttaaatgagctagtcaagaaagatatgccttttatttggggtgataagcaagagttgtcttttgagactttgaaacacaagttaacacatgcacctattctagttttgcctgatttttccaaagcctttgaactagaatgtgatgcatctggggtaggaataggagctgttttaatacaaggaggacatcccgtagcttactttagtgaaaaacttagggggcctaccttaaactatcctacctatgacaaagagttgtatgccctcattagagctttgaaaacttgggagcattacttggtaactagagaattcatcatacacactgaccatgaatctctcaagtacattaaagggcaagcaaagctaaacaaaagacatgcaaagtgggtggaatatcttgagcaatttccctatgtcatcaaacacaaaaaggggagtactaatgttgttgcggatgctttatctagaagacatgcattatta gggtatctttttaataaaggaaaactttgtataccccaaggatccattagaaaacttcttatcaaagagagtcaaggaggaggactcatgggccatcatggagttgataaaactctaaacattttgaaaagtaaattttattggccacacatgagaatagatgttcaaaggcattgttctaaatgtatagcttgtttgcaagctaagtccaaaattatgcctcatggactctatacacctcttcctatagctaataccccttgggaggacataagcatggactttgtcttaggattgccaagaactcaaagggggtatgattctatatttgtggtagtagatcgttttagtaaaatggctcattttataccctgccacaaaatagatgatgctagctatatctctagactcttctttaaagaaatagtgagattgcatggcttacccaaaactatagtgtctgatagagatgtgaagtttctaagccatttttggaaaactttatgggaaaagcttggaactaaacttctattttctactacatgtcacccacaaactgatgggcaaactgaagtagtaaatagatctttatctacattattaagggtaatattaagaggaaataacaaatcttgggatgaacatctacctcatattgaatttgcttataatagagtagtccacaagactacaaatctttctccttttgaggttgtttatggttttaaccctatcacacctcttgatttactacctcttccagaatcatcttcttttcttcataaagaaggt attccctctcaaaggaaatccaaacttagtccaagaggagatggtccattcaaggtgctcaaaaagataaatgataatgcatacatatta